From a region of the Archocentrus centrarchus isolate MPI-CPG fArcCen1 chromosome 18, fArcCen1, whole genome shotgun sequence genome:
- the LOC115796732 gene encoding uncharacterized protein LOC115796732 isoform X2, producing MKLLTVSALLCAIVALTTVAEEGSSAVGKGSTQPGEVNVEKRAICYWRRRVGRIRYGNRYYNYSPRRRTWARTRLVKFHWRRRVSGIRYGKRYNRYSTNLRTWARARQVGLIRYGNRYYRYCPCCRTWTRVRARLVKSHWGRRVGWIRYGNRYYRYSPRRQTWARARFGKSHWRRHVGWTRYGNRYYRYSPHRRTWVRGRLGKSHWRRRVGWIRYGNRYYRYSPHRRTWVRGRLVKSHWRRRVGWIRYGNRYYRYSPHRRIRARARLVKSHWPRWVGWIRYGNRYYRYSPRRRTWVRGRLVKSHRRRRVGWIRYGNRYYRYSPHRRTWARARLEKSHWRRGVGWIRYGNRYYRYSPRRRTWARARLGKSHWPRRVGWIRYGNRYYRYSPRRRTLVRGRLVKSHRRRGVGWIRYGNRYYRYSPHRRIRARARLVKSHWPRRVGWIRYGNRYYRYSPRRRIRARARLGKSHWRRRVGWIRYGNRYYRYSPRRRTWVRGRRVGWIRYGNRYYRYSPRRRTWARGRLVKSHWRKRVGWIRYGNRYYRYSPHRWIQARARLVKSHWPRWVGWIRYGNRYYRYSPRRRTWVRGRLVKSHWCRRVGWIRYGNRYYRYSPRRRTWARGRLVKSHWRKRVGWIRYGNRYYRYSPHRQIRARARLGKSHWPRRVGWIRYGNRYYRYSPRRRTWVRGRLVKSHWRRGVGWIRYGNRYYRYSPHRRIRARARLVKSHWRRGVGWIRYGNRYYRYSPRRRTWVRGRLVKSHWCRRVGWIRYGNRYYRYSPRRRTWARGRLVKSHWRKRVGWIRYGNRYYRYSPHRQIWARARLGKSHWPRRVGWIRYGNRYYRYSPRRRTWVRGRLVKSHRRSGVGWIRYGNRYYRYSPHRRTWARARLGKSHWRRGVGWIRYGNRYYRYSRRRRTWARARLGKSHWCRRVGWIRYGNRYYRYSPHRRIRARARLRKSHWRRRVGWIRYGNRYYRYSPRRRIRARARLVKSHWRRGVGWIRYGNRYYRYSPRRRTWVRGRLVKSHWRKRVGWIRYGNRYYRYSPHRQIRARARLGKSHWPRRVGWIRYGNRYYRYSPRRRTWVRGRLVKSHWRKRVGWIRYGNRYYRYSPHRRIRARARLGKSHWPRRVGWIRYGNRYYRYSPRRRTWVRGRLVKSHWRKRVGWIRYGNRYYRYSPHRRIRARARLGKSHWPRWVGWIRYGNRYYRYSPHRRIRARARLVKSHRRSGVGWIRYGNRYYRYSPHRRTWARARLGKSHWRRGVGWIRYGNRYYRYSRRRRTWARARLGKSHWCRRVGWIRYGNRYYRYSPHRRIRARARLRKSHWRRRVGWIRYGNRYYRYSPRRRTWVRGRLVKSHRRRGVGWIRYGNRYYRYSPHRRIRAQARMVKTHWRRGVGWIRYGNRYYRYSPRRRTWVRGRLVKSHWCRRVGWIRYGNRYYRYSPRCRTWVRGRLGKSHWRKRVGWIRYGNRYYRYSPHRRIRARARLGKSHWPRRVGWIRYGNRYYRYSPHRRTWVRGRLVKSHWCRRVGWIRYGNRYYRYSPRRRTLVRGRLGKSHWPRRVGWIRYGNRYYRYSPRRRTWVRGRLVKSHWRKRVGWIRYGNRYYRYSPHRRIRARARLRKSHWRRRVGWIRYGNRYYRYSPRRRTWVRGRLVKSHRRRGVGWIRYGNRYYRYSPHRRIRARARMVKSHWRRGVGWIRYGNRYYRYSPRRRTWVRGRLVKSHWCRRVGWIRYGNRYYRYSPRRRTWARGRLVKSHWRKRVGWIRYGNRYYRYSPHRRIRARARLVKSHWPRRVGWIRYGNRYYRYSPRRRTWVRGRLVKSHWRKRVGWIRYGNRYYRYSPHRRIRARARLVKSHRRSGVGWIRYGNRYYRYSPHRRTWARARLVKSHWRRRVGWIRYGNRYYRYSPHRRIRARARLRKSHWRRRVGWIRYGNRYYRYSPRRRTWVRGRLMKSHRRRRVGWIRYGNRYYRYSPRRRTWARARLGKSKSRRRVGWIRYGNRYYRYSPRRRTSAPARLVKSHWHRPVGLIRYGNRYNRYSTYRRTSARARLVKSHWHKRVGWTRYGNRYYRYFPYRWTWAQAQRFCQSKNANLASVRNLGEYRAIQRVIYRVTHRFVPTWIGGSDAQQERFWFWIDGTPFRFTYWCPAEPNNAGSREHCLHMNWTGCRCINDAPCYNQYPFVCVLKSG from the exons GTTTGGGAAATCCCATTGGCGCAGGCATGTGGGTTGGACTAGATATGGCAACCGATACTACCGCTACTCTCCCCATCGCCGGACTTGGGTTCGGggaag GTTGGGGAAATCCCATTGGCGCAGGCGTGTGGGTTGGATTAGATATGGCAACCGATACTACCGCTACTCTCCCCATCGCCGGACTTGGGTTCGGggaag GTTGGTGAAATCCCATTGGCGCAGGCGGGTGGGTTGGATTAGATATGGCAACCGATACTACCGCTACTCTCCCCATCGCCGGATTCGGGCTCGGGcaag GTTGGTGAAATCCCATTGGCCCAGGTGGGTGGGTTGGATTAGATATGGCAACCGATACTACCGCTACTCTCCCCGTCGCCGGACTTGGGTTCGGggaag GTTGGTGAAATCACATCGGCGCAGGCGGGTGGGTTGGATTAGATATGGCAACCGATACTACCGCTACTCTCCCCATCGCCGGACTTGGGCTCGGGCAAG GTTGGAGAAATCCCATTGGCGCAGAGGGGTGGGTTGGATCAGATATGGCAACCGATACTACCGCTACTCTCCTCGTCGCCGGACTTGGGCTCGAgcaag GTTGGGGAAATCCCATTGGCCCAGGCGGGTGGGTTGGATTAGATATGGCAACCGATACTACCGCTACTCTCCCCGTCGCCGGACTTTGGTTCGAggaag GTTGGTGAAATCGCATCGGCGCAGGGGGGTGGGTTGGATTAGATATGGCAACCGATACTACCGCTACTCTCCCCATCGCCGGATTCGGGCTCGGGcaag GTTGGTGAAATCCCATTGGCCCAGGCGGGTGGGTTGGATTAGATATGGCAACCGATACTACCGCTACTCTCCCCGTCGCCGGATTCGGGCTCGGGcaag GTTGGGGAAATCCCATTGGCGCAGACGGGTGGGTTGGATTAGATATGGCAACCGATACTACCGCTACTCTCCCCGTCGCCGGACTTGGGTTCGGGGAAG GCGTGTGGGTTGGATTAGATATGGCAACCGATATTACCGCTACTCTCCTCGTCGCCGGACTTGGGCTCGAGGAAG GTTGGTGAAATCCCATTGGCGAAAGCGGGTGGGTTGGATTAGATATGGCAACCGATACTACCGCTACTCTCCCCATCGCTGGATTCAGGCTCGGGcaag GTTGGTGAAATCCCATTGGCCCAGGTGGGTGGGTTGGATTAGATATGGCAACCGATACTACCGCTACTCTCCCCGTCGCCGGACTTGGGTTCGGggaag GTTGGTGAAATCCCATTGGTGCAGGCGTGTGGGTTGGATTAGATATGGCAACCGGTATTACCGCTACTCTCCTCGTCGCAGGACTTGGGCTCGAggaag GTTGGTGAAATCCCATTGGCGCAAGCGGGTGGGTTGGATTCGATATGGCAACCGATACTACCGCTACTCTCCCCATCGCCAGATTCGGGCTCGGGCAAG GTTGGGGAAATCCCATTGGCCCAGGCGGGTGGGTTGGATTAGATATGGCAACCGATACTACCGCTACTCTCCCCGTCGCCGGACTTGGGTTCGGggaag GTTGGTGAAATCGCATTGGCGCAGGGGGGTGGGTTGGATTAGATATGGCAACCGATACTACCGCTACTCTCCCCATCGCCGGATTCGGGCTCGGGCAAG GTTGGTGAAATCCCATTGGCGCAGAGGGGTGGGTTGGATTAGATATGGCAACCGATACTACCGCTACTCTCCCCGTCGCCGGACTTGGGTTCGGGGAAG GTTGGTGAAATCCCATTGGTGCAGGCGTGTGGGTTGGATTAGATATGGCAACCGGTATTACCGCTACTCTCCTCGTCGCCGGACTTGGGCTCGAggaag GTTGGTGAAATCCCATTGGCGCAAGCGGGTGGGTTGGATTAGATATGGCAACCGATACTACCGCTACTCTCCCCATCGCCAGATTTGGGCTCGGGcaag GTTGGGGAAATCCCATTGGCCCAGGCGGGTGGGTTGGATTAGATATGGCAACCGATACTACCGCTACTCTCCCCGTCGCCGGACTTGGGTTCGGggaag GTTGGTGAAATCGCATCGGCGCAGCGGGGTGGGTTGGATTAGATATGGCAACCGATACTACCGCTACTCTCCCCATCGCCGGACTTGGGCTCGGGCAAG GTTGGGGAAATCCCATTGGCGCAGAGGGGTGGGTTGGATTAGATATGGCAACCGATACTACCGCTACTCTCGTCGTCGCCGGACTTGGGCTCGAgcaag GTTGGGGAAATCCCATTGGTGCAGGCGGGTGGGTTGGATTAGATATGGCAATCGATACTACCGCTACTCTCCCCATCGCCGGATTCGGGCTCGGGcaag GCTGAGGAAATCCCATTGGCGCAGGCGGGTCGGTTGGATTAGATATGGCAACCGATACTACCGCTACTCACCCCGTCGCCGGATTCGGGCTCGGGCAAG GTTGGTGAAATCCCATTGGCGCAGGGGGGTGGGTTGGATTAGATATGGCAACCGATACTACCGCTACTCTCCCCGTCGCCGGACTTGGGTTCGGGGAAG GTTGGTGAAATCCCATTGGCGCAAGCGGGTGGGTTGGATTAGATATGGCAACCGATACTACCGCTACTCTCCCCATCGCCAGATTCGGGCTCGGGcaag GTTGGGGAAATCCCATTGGCCCAGGCGGGTGGGTTGGATTAGATATGGCAACCGATACTACCGCTACTCTCCCCGTCGCCGGACTTGGGTTCGGggaag GTTGGTGAAATCCCATTGGCGCAAGCGGGTGGGTTGGATTAGATATGGCAACCGATACTACCGCTACTCTCCCCATCGCCGGATTCGGGCTCGAGcaag GCTGGGGAAATCCCATTGGCCCAGGCGGGTGGGTTGGATTAGATATGGCAACCGATACTACCGCTACTCTCCCCGTCGCCGGACTTGGGTTCGGggaag GTTGGTGAAATCCCATTGGCGCAAGCGGGTGGGTTGGATTAGATATGGCAACCGATACTACCGCTACTCTCCCCATCGCCGGATTCGGGCTCGGGcaag GTTGGGGAAATCCCATTGGCCCAGGTGGGTGGGTTGGATTAGATATGGCAACCGATACTACCGCTACTCTCCCCATCGCCGGATTCGGGCTCGGGcaag GTTGGTGAAATCGCATCGGCGCAGCGGGGTGGGTTGGATTAGATATGGCAACCGATACTACCGCTACTCTCCCCATCGCCGGACTTGGGCTCGGGCAAG GTTGGGGAAATCCCATTGGCGCAGAGGGGTGGGTTGGATTAGATATGGCAACCGATACTACCGCTACTCTCGTCGTCGCCGGACTTGGGCTCGAgcaag GTTGGGGAAATCCCATTGGTGCAGGCGGGTGGGTTGGATTAGATATGGCAATCGATACTACCGCTACTCTCCCCATCGCCGGATTCGGGCTCGGGcaag GCTGAGGAAATCCCATTGGCGCAGGCGGGTCGGTTGGATTAGATATGGCAACCGATACTACCGCTACTCACCCCGTCGCCGGACTTGGGTTCGGGGAAG GTTGGTGAAATCGCATCGGCGCAGGGGGGTGGGTTGGATTAGATATGGAAACCGATACTACCGCTACTCTCCCCATCGCCGGATTCGGGCTCAGGCAAG GATGGTGAAAACCCATTGGCGCAGAGGGGTGGGTTGGATTAGATATGGCAACCGATACTACCGCTACTCTCCCCGTCGCCGGACTTGGGTTCGGGGAAG GTTGGTGAAATCCCATTGGTGCAGGCGTGTGGGTTGGATTAGATATGGCAACCGGTATTACCGCTACTCTCCTCGTTGCCGGACTTGGGTTCGGggaag GTTGGGGAAATCCCATTGGCGCAAGCGGGTGGGTTGGATTAGATATGGCAACCGATACTACCGCTACTCTCCCCATCGCCGGATTCGGGCTCGGGcaag GTTGGGGAAATCCCATTGGCCCAGGCGGGTGGGTTGGATTAGATATGGCAACCGATACTACCGCTACTCTCCCCATCGCCGGACTTGGGTTCGGGGAAG GTTGGTGAAATCCCATTGGTGCAGGCGTGTGGGTTGGATTAGATATGGCAACCGGTATTACCGCTACTCTCCTCGTCGCCGGACTTTGGTTCGGggaag GTTGGGGAAATCCCATTGGCCCAGGCGGGTGGGTTGGATTAGATATGGCAACCGATACTACCGCTACTCTCCCCGTCGCCGGACTTGGGTTCGGggaag GTTGGTGAAATCCCATTGGCGCAAGCGGGTGGGTTGGATTAGATATGGCAACCGATACTACCGCTACTCTCCCCATCGCCGGATTCGGGCTCGGGcaag GCTGAGGAAATCCCATTGGCGCAGGCGGGTCGGTTGGATTAGATATGGCAACCGATACTACCGCTACTCACCCCGTCGCCGGACTTGGGTTCGGGGAAG GTTGGTGAAATCGCATCGGCGCAGGGGGGTGGGTTGGATTAGATATGGAAACCGATACTACCGCTACTCTCCCCATCGCCGGATTCGGGCTCGGGCAAG GATGGTGAAATCCCATTGGCGCAGAGGGGTGGGTTGGATTAGATATGGCAACCGATACTACCGCTACTCTCCCCGTCGCCGGACTTGGGTTCGGGGAAG GTTGGTGAAATCCCATTGGTGCAGGCGTGTGGGTTGGATTAGATATGGCAACCGGTATTACCGCTACTCTCCTCGTCGCCGGACTTGGGCTCGAggaag GTTGGTGAAATCCCATTGGCGCAAGCGGGTGGGTTGGATTAGATATGGCAACCGATACTACCGCTACTCTCCCCATCGCCGGATTCGGGCTCGGGcaag GTTGGTGAAATCCCATTGGCCCAGGCGGGTGGGTTGGATTAGATATGGCAACCGATACTACCGCTACTCTCCCCGTCGCCGGACTTGGGTTCGGggaag GTTGGTGAAATCCCATTGGCGCAAGCGGGTGGGTTGGATTAGATATGGCAACCGATACTACCGCTACTCTCCCCATCGCCGGATTCGGGCTCGGGcaag GTTGGTGAAATCGCATCGGCGCAGCGGGGTGGGTTGGATTAGATATGGCAACCGATACTACCGCTACTCTCCCCATCGCCGGACTTGGGCTCGGGCAAG GTTGGTGAAATCCCATTGGCGCAGGCGGGTGGGTTGGATTAGATATGGCAACCGATACTACCGCTACTCTCCCCATCGCCGGATTCGGGCTCGGGcaag GCTGAGGAAATCCCATTGGCGCAGGCGGGTTGGTTGGATTAGATATGGCAACCGATACTACCGCTACTCTCCCCGTCGCCGGACTTGGGTTCGGGGAAG GTTGATGAAATCCCATAGGCGCAGACGGGTGGGTTGGATTAGATATGGTAACCGATACTATCGCTACTCTCCCCGTCGCCGGACTTGGGCTCGGGCAAG GTTGGGGAAATCCAAATCGCGTAGGCGTGTGGGTTGGATTAGATATGGCAACCGATACTACCGCTACTCTCCCCGGCGCCGGACCAGTGCTCCGgcaag GTTGGTGAAATCCCATTGGCACAGGCCAGTGGGTCTGATTAGATATGGCAACCGATACAACCGCTACTCTACCTATCGACGGACTTCGGCTCGTGCCAG GTTGGTGAAATCCCATTGGCACAAGCGGGTGGGGTGGACTAGATATGGCAACCGATACTACCGCTACTTTCCCTATCGCTGGACTTGGGCTCAGGCTCAG AGATTCTGTCAGTCCAAGAATGCAAACCTGGCATCTGTGCGCAATCTCGGAGAGTATCGTGCAATTCAGAGGGTCATATATCGTGTCACCCATAGGTTTGTCCCTACATGGATCGGAGGCTCTGATGCTCAACAG gAGCGTTTTTGGTTTTGGATTGATGGAACTCCTTTCAGATTTACATACTGGTGTCCTGCAGAGCCGAACAATGCTGGGAGCAGAGAGCACTGCCTACACATGAATTGGACAG GATGCAGGTGTATAAATGATGCACCCTGTTACAACCAATACCCATTTGTATGTGTCTTGAAAAGTGGATGA